One segment of Fusarium oxysporum f. sp. lycopersici 4287 chromosome 7, whole genome shotgun sequence DNA contains the following:
- a CDS encoding delta14-sterol reductase encodes MKAPKTPEYEFGGPIGATGIVFGLPILMQLLYLGCNDVSGCPAPALLEPKTLTWQKLKEQTPWPKEGIWGFMSWEVTGWLLAYYFLSLVLYRVLPAQEVYGTKLRESGKALRYRFNSFSSSVVQLVACAVGTYIYGAEFPVWTFMTTNYLQLLTTSTVLTFIVSLYVYIGSFSVKKGNPELRELARGGHTGRIIYDFFIGRELNPRVTLPIFGEIDIKSWLEMRTALTGWILFNCAFIAQQYRNYGYVSDSILVIATVQAYYVLEGQYSEIGLLGMMDITQDGLGFMLTWGNMVWVPFLYSTQCRYLSVYPVHLGPVGVSAIATVFAIGLYIFRSSNNQKALFRKDPNHPAFANMTFIQTKRGTKLLTGGWWGMARHINYFGDWLQSLPFSLPTKFAGYVILPAGSAVAGNEVVKMLDGRLVTPDGAAPWGMLFTYFYSAWFGFLLIHRERRDDAACIEKYGKDWDEYKNKVRYRILPGVY; translated from the exons ATGAAGGCCCCAAAAACACCAGAATACGAATTTGGCGGCCC CATCGGCGCCACAGGCATCGTCTTTGGTCTTCCAATTCTCATGCAACTCCTCTATCTCGGCTGCAACGATGTTTCAGGATGTCCCGCGCCAGCGCTTCTTGAACCTAAAACATTGACGTGGCAAAAGTTAAAGGAGCAAACGCCCTGGCCGAAAGAGGGCATCTGGGGATTCATGAGCTGGGAGGTCACGGGGTGGCTTCTTGCTTATTATTTTCTGAGTCTGGTGCTTTATCGTGTTTTGCCGGCGCAGGAGGTTTATGGGACGAAGTTGAGGGAGTCGGGCAAGGCTCTGAGGTATCGCTTTAATT CCTTTTCTTCAAGCGTTGTGCAATTGGTCGCCTGCGCTGTTGGGACTTACATCTACGGCGCCGAATTTCCTGTCTGGACCTTCATGACCACCAACTACCTCCAACTTCTCACCACAAGCACCGTCCTAACTTTCATCGTCTCACTTTACGTCTACATCGGCAGTTTCTCCGTCAAGAAGGGCAATCCCGAGCTGCGCGAGTTGGCAAGAGGTGGACACACTGGTCGCATCATCTACGACTTCTTTATCGGCCGTGAGCTCAACCCTCGCGTCACGCTTCCCATTTTCGGTGAGATTGACATCAAGTCTTGGTTGGAGATGCGCACTGCTCTTACAGGCTGGATCTTGTTCAACTGTGCGTTTATTGCGCAGCAGTATCGCAACTACGGCTATGTTTCTGATAGTATCTTGGTCATCGCTACGGTGCAAGCTTACTACGTGCTTGAAGGTCAGTACTCAGAGATTGGACTCCTGGGTATGATGGACATCACCCAAGATGGTCTTGGATTCATGCTTACCTGGGGTAACATGGTCTGGGTTCCTTTCCTTTACTCGACTCAGTGCCGCTACCTCTCTGTCTACCCCGTTCATCTGGGACCTGTCGGTGTTTCCGCTATCGCCACTGTCTTTGCTATCGGGCTGTACATCTTCCGATCCTCCAACAACCAGAAGGCTCTCTTCCGCAAGGACCCCAATCACCCTGCTTTCGCAAACATGACCTTCATCCAGACCAAGCGCGGAACCAAGCTTTTGACCGGCGGATGGTGGGGAATGGCCCGTCACATCAACTACTTTGGCGACTGGCTTCAGTCTCTTCCTTTTTCGCTGCCGACCAAGTTCGCTGGTTACGTTATTCTGCCAGCTGGTAGTGCCGTGGCAGGAAACGAGGTTGTCAAGATGCTGGATGGTCGCTTGGTGACTCCGGATGGCGCTGCGCCTTGGGGTATGCTGTTTACGTACTTTTACTCAGCTTGGTTCGGGTTCCTGCTTATTCATcgggagagaagagatgatgCTGCTTGCATTGAGAAGTATGGCAAGGATTGGGATGAGTATAAGAACAAGGTTAGATACAGGATCTTGCCTGGTGTATACTAA
- a CDS encoding homogentisate 1,2-dioxygenase: MAPSEDYQNIFHWAETQKDGSIPSFALRKNDPYAYLSGFNNHHESEAIPGTIPQGQNSPRCVRFGLYAEQMTTSFGASRQANKNSWLYRARPAVAHQGFTDMPKVEGTESCFLPLNPAVRISPTQLAWLPFDISEGTDFISGLRTIAGSGDPTLREGLATHIFSATKSMEKRAFVNSDGDFLIIAQQGNLDIQTEFGNLYVQPGEICVIQRGQRFKVAVEGPTRGYILEVWGSHFELPELGPLGSNGLANARDFLYPKANYTVTRDDPWEIVYKLGGRFFKSTQNHCPFDVVAWHGNYAPYKYDLTKFVNVGSISVDHIDPSIFCVLTAASRDANAPLADFLIFSPRWDVASHTYRPPYYHRNAASELMGLIYGEYAGRSDEFQPGGVSFECGWVPHGVAYEEFKAASAQPPPQMQISKGAVAFMFESCRQLTITDWAWNSDKKHEHEPKMWDNLVDNFSEHLDEINEILGKKTL, from the exons atggcgccATCAGAGGATTATCAAAACATCTTTCACTGGGCTGAGACCCAGAAGGATGGAAGTATTCCCTCCTTTGCGCTTCGAAAGAATGATCCGTATGCGTACCTCTCTGGTTTCAATAACCATCATGAATCAGAGGCTATTCCTGGAACTATTCCGCAGGGACAGAATAGTCCCAGATGTGTTAGGTTCGGGCTGTATGCTGAACAGATGACGACGTCGTTTGGTGCTTCTCGGCAGGCTAATAAGAATTCGTGGCTGTACCGAGCGAGACCTGCTGTTGCTCACCAGGGATTT ACGGATATGCccaaggttgaagggacGGAGAGCTGCTTTCTGCCTCTTAACCCTGCAGTCAGAATCTCACCAACACAGTTAGCCTGG CTCCCCTTCGACATTTCCGAAGGCACCGACTTCATCTCTGGCCTCCGCACAATTGCCGGCTCAG GCGACCCTACCCTCCGCGAAGGTCTCGCAACACACATCTTCTCTGCCACAAAGAGCATGGAGAAGCGCGCGTTTGTGAACTCAGACGGAGACTTTCTCATCATCGCGCAACAAGGCAATCTCGACATCCAAACTGAATTCGGCAATCTTTACGTCCAGCCCGGCGAGATCTGCGTCATCCAGCGCGGTCAACGCTTCAAGGTCGCTGTTGAGGGTCCGACTAGGGGTTATATCCTTGAGGTCTGGGGCTCGCACTTTGAACTTCCTGAGCTGGGACCTCTTGGATCAAATGGTCTTGCTAACGCGAGAGACTTTTTGTACCCCAAGGCGAACTACACGGTTACGCGTGATGATCCGTGGGAGATCGTGTATAAGCTTGGCGGGCGCTTCTTTAAGAGCACGCAGAACCACTGCCCCTTTGACGTTGTCGCTTGGCATGGTAACTATGCGCCTTACAAGTATGATCTTACCAAGTTTGTCAATGTCGGATCTATCTCTGTTGATCACATTGATCCGTCGATCTTTTGCGTTTTGACGGCGGCTTCACGAGATGCGAATGCTCCGTTGGCGGACTTTCTCATCTTTTCTCCCCGCTGGGATGTCGCGTCGCATACGTACCGACCACCTTATTATCATCGCAATGCAGCTTCTGAGCTGATGGGGCTTATTTATGGAGAGTATGCGGGACGATCTGATGAGTTTCAGCCTGGTGGTGTTTCGTTTGAGTGCGGCTGGGTTCCTCACGGTGTAGCCTACGAA GAATTCAAGGCAGCGTCAGCTCAACCCCCGCCGCAGATGCAAATCTCCAAAGGCGCAGTGGCATTCATGTTTGAGAGCTGCAGACAACTGACCATCACCGACTGGGCGTGGAACAGCGATAAGAAGCACGAGCACGAGCCCAAGATGTGGGATAACTTGGTTGATAACTTCTCCGAGCACCTTGATGAGATTAATGAGATCTTGGGGAAGAAGACCCTGTAA
- a CDS encoding homogentisate 1,2-dioxygenase encodes MPKVEGTESCFLPLNPAVRISPTQLAWLPFDISEGTDFISGLRTIAGSGDPTLREGLATHIFSATKSMEKRAFVNSDGDFLIIAQQGNLDIQTEFGNLYVQPGEICVIQRGQRFKVAVEGPTRGYILEVWGSHFELPELGPLGSNGLANARDFLYPKANYTVTRDDPWEIVYKLGGRFFKSTQNHCPFDVVAWHGNYAPYKYDLTKFVNVGSISVDHIDPSIFCVLTAASRDANAPLADFLIFSPRWDVASHTYRPPYYHRNAASELMGLIYGEYAGRSDEFQPGGVSFECGWVPHGVAYEEFKAASAQPPPQMQISKGAVAFMFESCRQLTITDWAWNSDKKHEHEPKMWDNLVDNFSEHLDEINEILGKKTL; translated from the exons ATGCccaaggttgaagggacGGAGAGCTGCTTTCTGCCTCTTAACCCTGCAGTCAGAATCTCACCAACACAGTTAGCCTGG CTCCCCTTCGACATTTCCGAAGGCACCGACTTCATCTCTGGCCTCCGCACAATTGCCGGCTCAG GCGACCCTACCCTCCGCGAAGGTCTCGCAACACACATCTTCTCTGCCACAAAGAGCATGGAGAAGCGCGCGTTTGTGAACTCAGACGGAGACTTTCTCATCATCGCGCAACAAGGCAATCTCGACATCCAAACTGAATTCGGCAATCTTTACGTCCAGCCCGGCGAGATCTGCGTCATCCAGCGCGGTCAACGCTTCAAGGTCGCTGTTGAGGGTCCGACTAGGGGTTATATCCTTGAGGTCTGGGGCTCGCACTTTGAACTTCCTGAGCTGGGACCTCTTGGATCAAATGGTCTTGCTAACGCGAGAGACTTTTTGTACCCCAAGGCGAACTACACGGTTACGCGTGATGATCCGTGGGAGATCGTGTATAAGCTTGGCGGGCGCTTCTTTAAGAGCACGCAGAACCACTGCCCCTTTGACGTTGTCGCTTGGCATGGTAACTATGCGCCTTACAAGTATGATCTTACCAAGTTTGTCAATGTCGGATCTATCTCTGTTGATCACATTGATCCGTCGATCTTTTGCGTTTTGACGGCGGCTTCACGAGATGCGAATGCTCCGTTGGCGGACTTTCTCATCTTTTCTCCCCGCTGGGATGTCGCGTCGCATACGTACCGACCACCTTATTATCATCGCAATGCAGCTTCTGAGCTGATGGGGCTTATTTATGGAGAGTATGCGGGACGATCTGATGAGTTTCAGCCTGGTGGTGTTTCGTTTGAGTGCGGCTGGGTTCCTCACGGTGTAGCCTACGAA GAATTCAAGGCAGCGTCAGCTCAACCCCCGCCGCAGATGCAAATCTCCAAAGGCGCAGTGGCATTCATGTTTGAGAGCTGCAGACAACTGACCATCACCGACTGGGCGTGGAACAGCGATAAGAAGCACGAGCACGAGCCCAAGATGTGGGATAACTTGGTTGATAACTTCTCCGAGCACCTTGATGAGATTAATGAGATCTTGGGGAAGAAGACCCTGTAA